In Sesamum indicum cultivar Zhongzhi No. 13 linkage group LG8, S_indicum_v1.0, whole genome shotgun sequence, the sequence TGATGATGGCGGGTCTGATTGACTTAAAACCGCCATGGAATGTACCGTTGACACCTTGATTTTCCCACCCAATGATGCTGCAATTAGGtttttactttgtaaaattttcaaaattgagcaTATATACCGAGCAATCATCGCAATTTTGACTGGTACCTGCATTGAGGGCGTTTTGGACATTTTGCATCGCCGGCAGGAGCTGAGACACCAGATTCTGATCCGGTGACGTCACCACCTCGTTGCCGACCGTAACAACAATAATCTTGCTAGCCGGGTAGTAGGGCAGCACGTTTGAGTTGATCCAATTACCCGCGAAATTCGGGTCGGAAGCGAGCGCCGGAATATCCCCATTGGCGGCTCCGATCACTATCCCGATGCCGGTGTTGGCCAGCGCCTTAATGATCGCCGGATCGGCACCGTACAACCGCACCTTCTCGATGCTCGTAGACTTCAAAAGCTTGGCTGTGGCCTCCGGCGGCGGGAGATTATCGGCCACCTGGCCGTAATTCACACCGATGAAAGACTGCGAATCTGGACGGCGGAGCAAAAAATCAGAGTAAAGGGTCAAAGTTCGTCTTTTtcaacacaaaaaattgaacaacCGACGCGCTTCACGGACAGCGGTTTAATGACTCGAGAAAGCCTGCTCTTTTAGTACTATCAACTGAACAAAAAGTGTTCTTCTCAGCATCAACCAACCCATTTTTCCAAAGCAAACAACACTTTCTTACATgaacagaaaaatacacatatatatacgtatacgcactgcaagaaaaacaagaaatcttGGGAACTAAAACTAAAGAGAGCAAGGAATATGACTTACTGACGGAGTGAAAAGACAAGAGTGAAAAGGAAAGAATCAAGAGTAACGCTACAGTAGTAGGAGGATAAACTTTCTGCATGATTGGAGCCATGGCTGCGGCTACAATATATCCACAGCAACTGATATTTATGTGCAGAATAAGATGGTGTAAGAGAATATTGACAAGGGAGAGAGGAGGGGGATAATAATGGGTTGTGAGTGTATCGTAGTTAGGAAATTGCAGTGTAAAGTGTGGGGGTTTAGAATAGAAACGTGGGGTATGGGAACACTGTCTAAAAGAGACAAGGATTTTACCTGAATGGTAAGAAAAGGGGAAGTGGGGAGATGCTTTTTTATATGCGGAGGGGGGGCTGATGCTTCTGGTTTAAGATGAAAGAAGAGGCCATATTAAAATGATtctttataaattgaattaatgaCCCGCGCGTGTGTTCTCTCCAGCAATAAGTTGGCATGTTGGAGTCGCTGTGTGGAGTTGCGAAGTCGGCTCTTTGGTCAGTTTGTGTACAAGTCAGTCAACTACTGACTTTAGCTTTCCGCCTATACAACAATTTTAATGTTCTTTATTGACCTGTCCAAGACTAAGACCATactattcaatatttttggggTACCAACGtatgttttctattttaataacaGTAATAACATTCAtgtattgaattaatatttgaagttgCATGTGATGTAGCAAcgaatgttttttttaaaaagaaaacaatgatGTTAGATTTGAAATGCAATTATGGTTTCCTGATTTTGCCTTCAACGGTCTAATTATGTTCTAAAGTGGTTGAGATTATAGCCAATTAACTGAGTTGATGATGTGTTGACAATTAAGATTGGAGTAGAGGGATGTGAATCGTTACGTAGTCCATGAATCCATAATGCAGATCTTGAAACTTCTAACACCCTAAACTACACTTATGGCATCCTTATGAACCAATAAAGTTAAGACTTGAAAAGTATGGTGagataaataaacaaagaattgGAACCAGCTGGCGGTGTAAGAAACGCAAAGGCCAAAAGTCGCACTTCTTTAAAGTGGGAGTTCCCCAGCATGATGGGGGTCCCCCAAAAACAGAGCATTTAGGGGCCGTCCTTGCTGTCTGGTTTGTGAATCAACAGGTTGGGTACATTTTAACttcaaacttaataaaaacaaaaataaatagttggACAAAAGACCAATTGTATAATCTAATAGTAAATTAGGGGGGAGGCCTAGGTGCCAACACATGTTTTCTTAAGACAAATACACCGCTAGAAAACTCTACTTTGCGTATAACCTTGTAGAAGCGAATTCTGGAGAACTTCATTAAGGAGATAAAAAGGAATTTGAGTTCTCGTACAAAGACAACCTCACTTGAGGGAGGTAAAAGATAGGTCTAATAGTGCCTTCAAAAACAGACTACTAGCAGAACACAAGCACAATACAACAGCTCTGTGAAACTGAACAGTAAATCCTGAATTGGTATAGTAATCGATCAATGaaaaagattttcaaaaatccCCAAGcttttaaaaggaaaagatgaaCAAAAGAGGAAAGAGACGCTGtttgatgatttttcaacCCTATCCACTTAGCCACCGGAGTGGGACACTGGAGTAGTCTCGAAGTGGCCATCCTTGTAGGCATGGACATATTGTTGAGGCAAAGCATGCTCAACCTGCAGCAGTGAGCATTTGCTTTAGGTGATTCTATGTAATACAAATTTGacattgaataatttatgGGAATTTATTTAGTCGTCTGGTTTTTCTTGCCCCAGCTTATGGTACAGTTAAAATTGGATGCTTAAGCATTTGCTTCAGTCAGCTCTAGATGTGCTTGTTTCAAGAAAGAAGTTTTAACTGATTAAGTAAGCAATATGGAGCATGTATGCTATATCATTAAAACCAATCTGATTACTGATAATAGTGATTTTGTTGGAATACAATTACTGCAGAGAATGTAAAATTTTAGTGCTAGGAAACTAGAAGGATTGAGACATACCCAATCACCATCTGGCTCGGCTCCAGGCACCAATACATTGATTTCACTTGACTTTGCTGTTGTAATAGAAGCCTCTAATGCGTCTTTGCTCAAGTACAATTGACAACCCGCAGTATTGTCTACTGAAATTGTTGGAGCTGAGCCCTACAAAAAGCAAATACCAAACAACAGATGGTTATGAATTCCATTCAACTAATTAAATGCTGCTGCTGGCTGGTCCTGTGTTCTTGGCAGCCAGGCAGACTATTAGCCACTGCTCTCTGATTTCCGATTGTTGAAAGGACAATACAACATGAAGACAAGATGGGATATCTTCACCTTTGTGCcacaaagagagagaaaccACCCCAACCTTCAAAATAATACGATAATTACCTGACATTGCACCTCCACCGAACTGCAATTGACAATCTCACAAGCGGCCACAACATCCTAGTCCACGTGTTTCAGAAGAAAACAAGTCAGTTAACCTTATAgcatatgatttaaaatttttggataacTTGCCGcacttaaataaattctcatCAACCTTGAACACCACCCCCATTTTAGTGCACTTGTCAACTGTTATGTTGTTTACTTTCCCTGCATGTATCCCACGTTAAGCTTTCATAACTTTACTACAAGAGAACTCAAGTCAAAATACCAACAGCTGAAAACGCACCTTATGAGCAAAAAGATATGAAAATGTACCTTGGATCTGCAGAACTGAATTTTTGCACCCAAAGACATACACAGACTGCTTTGCATCACAATCGccaattactaaattattttgtccAGTTTGATTTTCAACCACCCATCTGCACACAACATGACACTTAAGTACTTAACTGACAAAGGACTCAAACCTTAGAATCATAAATCCATCAATAAGCATAAAAAGATCTACTCACTTACGACCCATTTGAAGCTCTAATTTTGGACGTCCTGTCTTCGAAATAGCAGGTGGAGCAGCACGACCTTCCTTTTCGGGAAGACTAACAACACCACTTCTGTCTGCTCGGTTTTTGCTTTTCATATCATCTGTGACCTTCCGTAAACCTTGAAGCAGAAAACAATATACATGATTGgacaaaaatgaattgaagTATAGATTTGGGAAATAGACAGCAGAGTGATAATTACCAGATGTTACTGGTTTTCCAGAATTAATTTCTGCAAAGACAGCAGACATCCCTTCTTTGGGTTGCGATGATGAAGGTGTTTCGGAACTGAAAAGTGAAGCaggtggaggtggtggagcAGCAGGAGCACCTGGAGTGGGGGCTTTCGCTGGGGCAAGCGTGGCTATCTTTTTTGTGCCACTCCATACAGGGCCGAGTGGATAGTGCTTCTTCACGTAATCCCTCAATCCAGGTAAATAAAGCTCTTTTAAAGCCTTTGCCCACTCAACATGATTTGCGTCTTTGTTTCTATATTCAACAAGAATCTAagagaagaaatagaaaatatcaGAACTTCCATGCCCCAATTATCAATGAACTATGGTGATATTGATATTCCTAGCCCAGTATATAAAGAAGTCTTCTCCTATCCCTAAGGGGTTGATAgcaaataatcaaatattccAAACTAAAAGGATGCAAGACATTGTTTTCATATTAAGGAGAAGATGACGAATTTCAAGTACCAGAGTGACAAGGCAAACCTATCTAGACACAAATCAAATGACATTAACTTCATCTCCCCAGTTTTGTTCCATAATACCTCCTGTGTTCAACTGGAAACTAGATTCTGTTCCATAATTCTCTTTTCTCTGTCCTCTCTCATTTCTGTTTACCACAATAGGAAAATATCTTAAATGACCACGGAGATTTTATAAGGGCTCCTACTCATAAACTTCAACAGTGTTTATTGATGATAGCTTggagaaggaaaaaagataaatttcaattaatattgtttacaAACCCCATAgtaatttcagcaaaagcaCTGAGTCAAGTAATATACTGAAAACACCGCCTCAGTTTTTCAAAGAAGTAGATCCTACAGAcataaatttcaacaaaaagaatataacaAGCACCATCACAAGCAATCCGCTGATGACAACAGCTCACTTCTTCTctcaacaaaagaaaaaactgaagTTCCTAGTAATGTAGTAATACCAATTCCAAGAAGTTAGACATGGAAAAGCATTCTCTGCCAGGAATATATACTCACATGTATTAGGCATCTAAATTCCCTTTCCGAAAATCATCATGGGCATTTACTTGGAGAACTCAGTTTTCCAGTGGCATAATATAGTATAACATGGCACTTTTTAAGTTCTCAGCACATTTTCGATTCATTTTCCTGTTCCCATTGCTGGAACACGTGCAGTCTAAAGTGAGGAAAGTTCAGAACTATTACCTTGTTACAGTAAAACTCAGCCATTTGCCAACTTTCTTCGACGTGTGCGATAGGCATGCTCATACCTAGAATGAGCTAGTAGATTAGTTATAGTATTTGTAAAGGAGAAATTAGCTAATTGAACAATCCAGTGAACAAGTCTGATAAATATTTCTTACCACAATCTTTTCCAGTATATGCAATCCATGCCAAAGCAGCCAGACTATCAGCACCAGTCTTTAAGTGGTGGAAATAATCAGATCGCTTTCCCTCTGTCAATGCAGAAGCTTTAGTGATCACCTCATTCAACGGCTTAAGAAATTCCACCAATCCAGCCATATCAGGTTTCTGCGCAGATTGCATAAGTACACTGAGACTCACAGCAGAGCAGGTGCGCgggcacacacacacacacacatttatgATTGAATCAACAATATTTAACTATCCATCATCACTTTAAAGTAGCCATACAGATTCCAGAACCAAGTCTAATGGTATCAACTCTAATTGGGATCCATGCCACATGCATTTCATTTAGAGACACGAAATAGAGCTTCATAACAACACAACATAACAGAAATTATCAAGCACCAAATAACTGATTCCAGTCTCTtgactatattattattaaactaCACACTCCACACACAAACAACACACGAGTAAAACAGAAAGAACATCCCAAATGCTCCTGACCTGACTTTGCTTGGTCTTAACAAGAAGCTCCCTCTGCACATTAAATGCTTCTGCAATAAACCTAGACACATCCAAAACCTGTCCCCCAATCTTCTCCCCGGCGCTTGTAACTCGGCTAACGCACTGCGAAATCAGATCGTCGAATGCCACAATCGACGGATCCGCAGCAGCCGCATCTCCGCTGTCCTCCAGCTCAACTCCCCGCTGAAATCCTCCGGCTGAAAGCGCCTCCAGCCGCACCACGGCGGCTTCCAACCTCTTCACCAAGTTCTCGTCCATATCCTTCCAGTACCTCTCCTCTCTAAAACTTCAGATACAACAGATCTATAAGCGTGTAAATCACTGGCTGTCCATACagtttttggtatttttcGAGGACCTTTTCCCCCTTTTCGCCGAAAGGTGAAAGGTCTTAACTGGAATGTTAATGGTGTGGGCTGCACATATCATTTCACAGATAATAACcggaatatatttatttttttccttttttatcaGAAGAGTGGAGGGAGTGTGGGGTTTGCACGTTTCGGCTGATTAAGGCACTTAGCGTTGAGGAACACCTGTCGGGAACAAACAATAAAAGCACCAAATACCGCTTGAAAGCTTCGGCTCCAAGGGCATCTTTGGAATTTAGGTTTaccatattattattttctggattaaaaaaaatggaaaaatagtTGGTGGTAGACTGGGCCGTGTAGTGTAAAGAACTGGCCCAATAAAGAAAAGCTCCGAATCAGCCCATATTTGGGTTGGGCATCACAAGAGCCTGTTGTGACTATTATtcaatttagttatttttaaaatgggtATTAAATAATAGCATCATTTGTTTGTTATTTGTACGCGAAAGCATGGGAGCGTGCAATTTTCTCAATCCATCTGGATAGTATTGTTCAATCTCAGGCTGCACTCTACCAAAAATCTTTGCCGACTTCCGTTTCTTCTCTCATTTCCCTGATTCCCGATTGATCGATCAATTGTACGCCTTCACAGAATGACGACCGGCGGTGGGGCGCTGAAGAAGAAGCAGCGCGTCGGCAGCAATAACCGCCTTTCATCCACTCTCGCTGACCTCGATTCCTCTCTCTCCGACGGAACCCTAGCAGAAGGCTCTTACAAACCGCCAAGCCTCCGCCGCTCCTCCTCACATTCTCTCCTGCCAATTGTCTCCTCGTGCGCCGGCGGATTCAACGACGCTGCTACTGCTGATGTCATTCTCAGCCTTCTCCTTGATCAACAATATTCTCAGTTCGAACTGCCGGAGGCATCCTCCGATACCACTTCGCCCCTCGATCAGTCCGAGATTCAGATATACCTTCATTCGCATGTTCTTCGCCGATCGAAATACTTTACGGCACTCCTCTCTGAGCGCTGGCAACAACAGAATGAATCATCTTCTAATAATTCCGACAATGCCCCGAAAGTTTACCGGTTCAAGCTTTCCGTTCCAGCAACAACTGATTCTATAAACCACCACTTAACAGTCCTGCAACTTCTTTACTCCGATGATTTATTGTCTTCTATAGAAACCATATCTACTGCCCTTAATTTACTCCCAGTCGCACTTGAATTGCTTTTCGAGGAATGCATTAAGGCTTGTGTTAAATTCCTTGAGGCAGTTCCCTGGTCTgaagatgaagagaaaaagataCTAAATTTGATTCCCTTTTTGAGCGACGAAGAGTCAAAAGAGCTCCTTGCTAGGGTTTCTCCTCTTAAAATTGATTCATCGGAGGAAATGCTTCATGGATTAATACTTTCTGCAATTCACAATCATCCAAATATGGCTTTTGCGAAGGCATTCGTGGCTAAGCTGTTGAGGGATTTCTCGTCGAGGGAGTCGGCAAGGAGGGTTTTGGATAAGGCGTTTGAGAAGAGTTTGAGGGTTGTGAGGCAGTCTTTGGAAGAGTACTCCAGTCCTGATTTTAGAGGGGATCATAATGAGACTGAGGCCATTCAGAGGCTGAATTTGCACACAGCAATGACTAATGGAAAGCACTTGCTTTGGTTGGTAGAGAGGATGATTGAGCTGAAAGTTGCAGATACAGCTGTCAAGGCGTGGAGCGAGCAGGCTTCTTTTACGGCAGATTTGCAGAGGGCATTTCGCGATGATGCATGGAGGAATATTGTTCCTAGCCTTCCTGCTGTTGTGCTTCGTTGCACTAGCAGGCTTGCCAACGCTGTTGCCACTGGAAATATTTTAGCTACTAGACAGGTTTGCTTCAACATTTTGCCCTCATAACTTGATGTGCTGTTCGCTACTGTGATTGTTGAGTGAAAGTTGAGATTGATATTGTTGCTTTTGGatcttaaaattcatattagcTGCTATAATTTATGGTTCCTGACGTGTAGCTATGCTGATTTTGAATTGTAAGTAATCTTTATGCTGGCATTGGCCGTACCTGTGCAAGTGTCACATTAAGATGTAGCATTTGGTGACTGGGCTgccaactcaactttgaatagTAGAGTCGAGATTGAAACACGTAGTAAGTAttgtctttattattttaatgctCCTGGGCATGAGAATCTTACGAGAAATCTTGATCATTACCATGCACATCTTTACATACCATacaaatgagaaaaagaatgGCATAAAGTAGTCACTGGAGAAGGATACATGTTTGCCAGTATAGCTGACACATTTGATCaagtttaaatattaaataagagcTACAACTTTGACATCAGGTTTTTTTACGGCATCATAGCCTCTTTTGGATGAATCACctttattttgaagaaaagaatttaagaGAATGTATCAGAGCTTTGTGTGACAAAGGCATCATGTCTGTCTACAAGATAATGTCGTGTTTTGGACATATATTCGGCTAAATGCAAGACAGATGATGTTGAGTAATATAAGCAATATTCATTTGTCTcaatatattaacttttttaattcatgTCAAAATCGATCCTTCTTGAAGATTGGGAAAAGCCATAAATAGATTCCCTTGTCTTTATCCTTTCATGATTGCAGCACCTTTCCTCATTCTATTCTCAATCTTGTGATATAAATGCACATGCCATGTGATACATGCATCTTGCGGAAGGAATAGAGGGTAATAACGTTCTTATGTGTCATGAACTGTTTGGCAAAATGCAGCCCTTGTGTTGCTTTGACGAACCTATAGGTGCCGCCACCCCTGGTAAATAGTTCACTAGAATTGCCAAGACTTCTAAGGTTTTGGATATCTAAAATAAGCAAAGAGGAACTGTTTCCCGATCTATTTGctttacaagaaaaattgtACTCTCCCAAGAATGAGAAAGTAGTAATTTTATGATGCTGCAGTACATAATTTGGCAGGGTGTGGTCTATGGTACAAATTTAAGTTGGTCTACAGTACTTTTACCTGGTATTCTAGTCAATTGAAAAGGAAGAACATCCCTTTTACATGTTAATGTGCAGCCTAGTGAAACCCCTGTAAATTCTTTCTCCATTAGGTCTCAGAAAACTATGCTCGTAGCTAGTTTATCTTTGACCTACCGGTgcacataaattatatatcttcCCTTGTAGCTTGTCATAGACTTGTCAGTTCATGATCAGCTTTGCTACGCTGTGTGCAACAGGTTAGAATGAAGCTTGTGAGAGATTGGCTTCCAGTGTTGATTATATGCAAAGACAGTGTCTCACCTATGGGGCCAAATCACAAATCACTTTACCTGGAGCTGGAGGAGACATTCTTGAGAATTATATCTACACTCCCTTTGTCGGATGCTCAGGAGTTGCTGCAGCAGTGTCTTAGCTTTTCAACTCGTAATGTCGACGACTGCCCTCACCTGGTTGCTGCTTTTACTACTTGGTTTCGCCGTGCAAACCGACCCCCACAGCCAGACTTCTGTGAGTGATGCCAGATTTTGCTGTGAGAATCATGGTATCTTCCTATGGAACTTAAAAAAACCCAGTGAGTTTGCACATCAAAATGGAACTCCAAGGTGATGCTGTAGTTGTACATAAAGCTTCTGTACTTAAAAGCTGGGCTGGTGGCTATCTTGCTCATTAACCTTCTAGAAACCAAGCAGCCGTAAGTTTTCTGCCGAGTCAGGATCTGTTTGGCTTCAAACTGTATAACTGATATTAAGCTGTTGTAGAGTTTCTGAGGCTGTTTAGCATGTAAATAAAACTATCATGTGTTTTGCCATTTATGTGGATTCCCAGGAGAGACTTGAGCCTAAACTATATCTGTAGAGTATTGTGCTTCGGTTTGCTATTTATATACTCTCTGGTAAAAGTTGTCT encodes:
- the LOC105169632 gene encoding cyclase-associated protein 1 is translated as MDENLVKRLEAAVVRLEALSAGGFQRGVELEDSGDAAAADPSIVAFDDLISQCVSRVTSAGEKIGGQVLDVSRFIAEAFNVQRELLVKTKQSQKPDMAGLVEFLKPLNEVITKASALTEGKRSDYFHHLKTGADSLAALAWIAYTGKDCGMSMPIAHVEESWQMAEFYCNKILVEYRNKDANHVEWAKALKELYLPGLRDYVKKHYPLGPVWSGTKKIATLAPAKAPTPGAPAAPPPPPASLFSSETPSSSQPKEGMSAVFAEINSGKPVTSGLRKVTDDMKSKNRADRSGVVSLPEKEGRAAPPAISKTGRPKLELQMGRKWVVENQTGQNNLVIGDCDAKQSVYVFGCKNSVLQIQGKVNNITVDKCTKMGVVFKDVVAACEIVNCSSVEVQCQGSAPTISVDNTAGCQLYLSKDALEASITTAKSSEINVLVPGAEPDGDWVEHALPQQYVHAYKDGHFETTPVSHSGG
- the LOC105169635 gene encoding BTB/POZ domain-containing protein At3g05675-like → MTTGGGALKKKQRVGSNNRLSSTLADLDSSLSDGTLAEGSYKPPSLRRSSSHSLLPIVSSCAGGFNDAATADVILSLLLDQQYSQFELPEASSDTTSPLDQSEIQIYLHSHVLRRSKYFTALLSERWQQQNESSSNNSDNAPKVYRFKLSVPATTDSINHHLTVLQLLYSDDLLSSIETISTALNLLPVALELLFEECIKACVKFLEAVPWSEDEEKKILNLIPFLSDEESKELLARVSPLKIDSSEEMLHGLILSAIHNHPNMAFAKAFVAKLLRDFSSRESARRVLDKAFEKSLRVVRQSLEEYSSPDFRGDHNETEAIQRLNLHTAMTNGKHLLWLVERMIELKVADTAVKAWSEQASFTADLQRAFRDDAWRNIVPSLPAVVLRCTSRLANAVATGNILATRQVRMKLVRDWLPVLIICKDSVSPMGPNHKSLYLELEETFLRIISTLPLSDAQELLQQCLSFSTRNVDDCPHLVAAFTTWFRRANRPPQPDFCE